One Vitis riparia cultivar Riparia Gloire de Montpellier isolate 1030 chromosome 4, EGFV_Vit.rip_1.0, whole genome shotgun sequence genomic window carries:
- the LOC117912468 gene encoding cysteine-rich receptor-like protein kinase 3, with product MESRGLRPLMAVVIWWWWLISPAVSDPQTNLLNQGCSTYNVTNLSDFYTNLNATFSDLETQLNNNTLFDTAERTRSGDSVYAMVQCRNYMSAEDCLACFADAQSLIRSCGAANGARVIYDGCFLRYESSSFYDQTTLAGNAPICGNDTASQVTAFQSAVEGLIADLEVATPRINRFYAAYKMEVVGGGGATVYGVAQCAETASQTACQDCLQVAKSNINSCLPSKNGRAIDAGCFLRYSDVAFFADNQTTNITPYLQKGGSNKKKAIIGGVVGGVGIILIVVVLLLWYRTYRSSRKAKLASTGDLLGVTELQGPVNYSYNDLKAATRMFSEENKLGEGGFGDVYKGHLKNGKIVAVKKLFIGQTDRAKANFESEVKLISNVHHRNLIRLLGCCSKKSELLLVYEYMANSSLDKFLFGEKRGALNWKQRLNIIVGIARGLAYLHEEFHVCIIHRDIKPNNVLLDDDFQPRIADFGLARLLPEDQSHVSTKFAGTLGYTAPEYAIHGQLSEKADTYSYGVVVLEIISGQRCNEMKVESVTEFLLERAWKLYENDNHLELVDESLDPEEYDAEEVKKIIDIALLCTQSSASMRPTMSEIVVMLYSKDSLQHGPPTRPTFISSNNRAGGDTSASTWDYASNATASFSGVSGR from the exons ATGGAGTCCAGAGGCTTGAGGCCGTTGATGGCAGTGGTAATATGGTGGTGGTGGCTGATAAGCCCAGCTGTTTCAGATCCACAAACAAACCTTCTCAACCAGGGATGCAGCACATACAACGTCACCAACCTATCAGACTTCTACACCAACCTCAACGCCACGTTCTCTGACCTCGAAACGCAGTTGAACAACAACACGCTCTTCGACACAGCAGAGAGAACGAGGAGTGGAGACTCTGTGTACGCCATGGTGCAGTGCAGAAACTACATGTCCGCTGAGGACTGCTTGGCTTGCTTCGCCGATGCTCAGTCGCTCATCCGCAGCTGCGGTGCTGCCAACGGCGCTCGCGTCATCTACGATGGCTGCTTCCTCAG ATATGAGAGCAGCAGCTTCTACGACCAAACCACTCTCGCTGGAAATGCTCCAATTTGTGGGAACGACACGGCATCGCAGGTGACTGCTTTTCAATCAGCAGTAGAAGGACTGATAGCAGATCTTGAAGTTGCAACACCCAGGATTAATCGTTTCTATGCGGCATATAAAATGGAAGTggttggtggtggtggtgcaACAGTGTATGGGGTGGCACAATGTGCTGAAACAGCCAGTCAGACTGCTTGCCAAGACTGCTTGCAAGTGGCAAAGAGCAATATAAACAGTTGTCTTCCTAGTAAAAACGGCCGGGCTATTGATGCTGGATGTTTCCTGAGGTACTCAGATGTGGCCTTCTTTGCTGACAACCAGACAACTAATATCACACCCTACTTACAAAAAG GAGGTTCAAACAAGAAGAAAGCGATTATTGGAGGAGTGGTTGGAGGTGTAGGTATTATTTTGATTGTCGTAGTTTTGCTTTTATGGTATCGGACCTATCGGTCATCAAGAAAGGCAAAGCTGGCTTCTACAG GTGATTTATTAGGTGTGACAGAGTTGCAAGGCCCAGTGAATTACAGCTACAATGATTTGAAAGCTGCAACCAGGATGTTCagtgaagaaaataaacttGGAGAGGGAGGATTTGGTGACGTCTATAAG GGTCATTTGAAGAATGGGAAAATTGTTGCTGTTAAGAAACTATTTATAGGTCAAACAGACAGGGCCAAGGCAAATTTCGAGAGTGAAGTGAAGCTTATAAGTAATGTTCATCATCGCAATCTCATCCGTCTTCTTGGATGTTGTAGCAAAAAATCAGAATTACTTCTTGTGTATGAGTACATGGCAAATAGCAGCCTTGATAAATTCTTATTTG GAGAAAAGCGAGGGGCTCTCAACTGGAAACAGCGTTTGAATATAATTGTTGGTATAGCGAGGGGTCTTGCGTATTTACATGAGGAGTTCCATGTGTGTATCATACACCGAGACATAAAACCTAACAATGTTCTTCTTGATGACGATTTCCAACCCAGAATTGCAGATTTTGGATTGGCAAGGCTTCTACCTGAGGACCAGAGTCATGTTAGCACCAAATTTGCTGGAACATT GGGTTACACTGCACCTGAATATGCAATCCATGGACAGCTATCTGAGAAGGCTGATACCTACAGCTATGGTGTTGTAGTCCTTGAAATCATAAGCGGCCAAAGGTGCAACGAGATGAAGGTTGAATCTGTCACTGAATTCTTGCTTGAACGG GCATGGAAACTGTACGAGAATGACAATCACTTGGAGTTGGTGGATGAGAGCTTAGACCCTGAGGAATATGATGCAGAAGAAGTGAAGAAAATCATAGATATTGCTCTGTTGTGCACTCAATCATCAGCTTCCATGAGGCCCACAATGTCTGAAATTGTTGTTATGCTATACAGCAAGGACTCACTTCAGCATGGTCCCCCAACCAGGCCCACCTTCATTTCTTCCAATAACAGAGCTGGCGGAGATACTTCCGCGTCCACTTGGGACTACGCTTCCAATGCCACTGCCTCTTTTTCTGGGGTCTCAGGTCGTTAA